From Pogoniulus pusillus isolate bPogPus1 chromosome 16, bPogPus1.pri, whole genome shotgun sequence, a single genomic window includes:
- the RPL29 gene encoding large ribosomal subunit protein eL29 codes for MAKSKNHTTHNQSRKWHRNGIKKPRSHRYESLKGVDPKFLRNMRFAKKHNKKGLKKMQANNAKQAAQQKKD; via the exons ATGGCCAAGTCCAAGAACCACACCACACACAACCAGT CCCGTAAGTGGCACAGAAACGGCATCAAGAAACCCAGATCCCATAGATACGAATCTCTCAAAGGG GTCGATCCCAAGTTTCTGAGGAACATGAGATTTGcaaagaaacacaacaaaaagGGGCTGAAGAAGATGCAGGCCAACAATGccaagcaggctgctcagcagaaaaAGGACTGA